A stretch of the Caldalkalibacillus salinus genome encodes the following:
- a CDS encoding S8 family peptidase, with protein sequence MNKNMNLAISIVLVVMLVFSLTPAATTFGQSTSQFETVVDPKLTETLAQTEEAVQVIVTFWGDEGVTEGQLNVLEDVNITTGFTFESLPIAGVLATKEQIEALATASEVRSLYLNSELEYFNEDSTDLTGVDKLREDPNYRFDGLPISGDGVTVLVNDSGVDGTHKDHEFGRKLVQNVMGTTNLNAYDRELLPVTYLEDQPNTDTNSGHGTHVAGTVAGTGAMSSGKYEGVAPGADLVGYGSGAVLFILDALGGFDYALTHQHEYDIRVVTNSWGSSGDFDPHNPINVATKLCYDRNMIITFAAGNSGPSADTHNPYAKAPWVISVAAGTKDGDLADFSSRGTEGHEESFELDGQTWTWQDRPTVTAPGVDVISTIPPSPLMPLGVSSEIDPAHQPYYAMMSGTSMATPHVAGIVALMLQANPSLTPDEVKDILQDTATDMPDYDAWEVGAGYVNAYDAVEKAYGMVTKEK encoded by the coding sequence ATGAACAAAAACATGAATCTTGCCATTTCAATTGTGTTAGTCGTCATGTTGGTTTTTTCTTTAACACCGGCAGCGACGACGTTTGGTCAAAGCACAAGTCAGTTTGAAACGGTCGTGGATCCAAAGCTAACTGAAACGCTCGCCCAAACTGAGGAAGCTGTCCAAGTGATTGTGACTTTCTGGGGTGATGAAGGGGTAACAGAAGGGCAGTTAAATGTGTTAGAAGACGTCAACATTACGACCGGCTTTACATTTGAATCATTGCCGATCGCGGGTGTTTTAGCCACTAAAGAACAGATCGAAGCTTTGGCGACTGCCTCTGAGGTTCGTTCTTTGTACCTCAATAGCGAATTAGAGTATTTTAATGAGGATTCTACAGATTTAACAGGTGTGGACAAGCTGAGAGAGGACCCAAATTACCGCTTTGATGGCCTTCCAATCTCGGGAGATGGGGTCACTGTACTCGTCAATGACAGCGGTGTTGATGGGACACATAAAGACCATGAGTTTGGACGTAAGCTCGTACAAAATGTCATGGGAACAACAAATCTCAATGCTTATGATCGTGAGCTACTTCCTGTTACATATCTAGAGGATCAGCCTAACACGGACACAAACTCTGGACACGGTACGCATGTTGCTGGCACCGTGGCTGGTACGGGAGCGATGTCTAGTGGTAAGTACGAAGGCGTCGCACCAGGAGCTGACCTTGTAGGATATGGATCAGGTGCCGTACTATTCATCCTAGATGCTTTAGGCGGGTTTGATTACGCGTTAACGCACCAACACGAATATGATATTCGTGTCGTGACGAACTCTTGGGGATCTTCAGGAGACTTTGACCCACACAACCCTATCAATGTGGCTACAAAGCTATGCTATGACCGTAATATGATTATTACATTCGCAGCGGGTAACTCCGGACCTTCAGCTGATACGCATAATCCTTATGCCAAAGCGCCATGGGTTATTTCAGTGGCAGCTGGGACAAAAGACGGTGACCTTGCTGACTTCTCTTCTAGAGGAACGGAAGGACATGAGGAGAGCTTTGAATTAGATGGACAAACATGGACGTGGCAAGACCGCCCAACAGTGACAGCACCAGGTGTAGATGTGATCTCTACGATTCCTCCCAGTCCACTAATGCCACTAGGTGTGTCTAGTGAAATTGACCCTGCACACCAGCCTTACTATGCGATGATGAGTGGTACGTCCATGGCGACCCCTCATGTTGCAGGTATCGTGGCACTCATGCTCCAAGCGAATCCAAGCTTAACACCGGACGAAGTCAAAGACATTTTACAAGATACAGCAACGGATATGCCGGACTATGACGCTTGGGAAGTGGGCGCAGGTTACGTCAACGCTTATGATGCAGTAGAAAAAGCTTATGGTATGGTCACCAAAGAGAAATAG
- the treR gene encoding trehalose operon repressor codes for MQNKYLTIYQDIVDEIKDAKYKPDSKLPSENALCEQYCTSRETVRKALNLLSQNGYIQKVRGKGSIVLGLSKLDFPISGVVSFKELAQKMGDKPRTIVHQLHLDKPNDTLINHPSLTQQDRIWEVVRSREINGEKIILDKDYLLQKHVPSLTEEICADSIYEYLEKDLRLQISFAKKEIVVESVTEEDQCYLDVDGHDQVVVVRSFVYLEDTSLIQYTESRHRTDKFRFVDFARRHQP; via the coding sequence ATGCAAAATAAATATTTAACCATATATCAAGATATTGTTGATGAGATTAAGGATGCGAAATACAAACCTGATTCAAAGCTTCCTTCAGAAAACGCTTTATGCGAGCAGTATTGCACCTCACGAGAAACGGTGCGAAAGGCTCTTAATTTACTTTCTCAAAACGGCTACATTCAAAAAGTCAGAGGAAAAGGGTCGATCGTTCTAGGTCTGAGTAAATTAGATTTTCCTATCTCCGGTGTTGTCAGCTTTAAGGAGCTGGCTCAAAAGATGGGAGACAAGCCCCGAACGATCGTCCATCAACTCCATTTAGATAAGCCTAACGATACGTTAATCAACCACCCGTCCTTAACGCAACAGGATCGCATCTGGGAAGTGGTCCGTTCACGTGAGATTAATGGAGAGAAGATCATTCTCGATAAAGATTATCTACTACAAAAGCATGTCCCTTCTCTAACAGAAGAGATATGTGCAGACTCCATTTACGAATATTTGGAAAAGGATTTACGTTTACAGATTAGCTTTGCCAAAAAAGAAATTGTTGTAGAGTCCGTAACTGAAGAGGATCAATGCTATCTAGATGTCGATGGACATGACCAAGTAGTCGTTGTACGAAGCTTCGTTTATCTAGAAGATACGAGCCTGATCCAATATACAGAATCCCGACATCGAACAGATAAGTTTCGATTTGTCGATTTTGCACGTCGACATCAACCCTAG
- a CDS encoding iron-sulfur cluster biosynthesis family protein — protein sequence MEIKVTRPAFSWFKKEMALASGDYVRFFTRYGGCGTFQSGFSLGMNKDQPKEMGAETEIDGITFYVEKEDLWYFDGHDLTVKYSKKRDEIEFKHEN from the coding sequence GTGGAAATTAAAGTCACACGACCCGCTTTTAGCTGGTTTAAAAAAGAGATGGCATTAGCTTCGGGCGATTATGTTCGCTTTTTCACACGGTACGGAGGTTGTGGAACCTTTCAAAGCGGATTTTCCCTAGGAATGAACAAAGATCAGCCAAAAGAAATGGGTGCCGAAACAGAGATAGACGGCATCACGTTTTATGTGGAAAAAGAGGACTTATGGTATTTTGACGGACATGACCTGACAGTGAAATACAGTAAGAAACGGGATGAAATTGAATTCAAGCATGAAAACTAA
- a CDS encoding alpha,alpha-phosphotrehalase, with protein sequence MNEPWWKRSVVYQIYPKSFNDTTGNGVGDIQGIIAKLDYLEKLGVDVIWLTPIYASPQRDNGYDISDYYDIHEEYGTMEDFEQLLEEAHQRGLSVIMDIAVNHTSTEHEWFKQAAQSKDNPYRDFYIWKDGQTAIQAETDGDKPSKQQGSGDDNAPTDVPTNWESKFGGSAWEYDEHTGQYYLHLFDVTQADLNWENPTLREHVYDMMHFWFKKGVDGFRLDVINLISKNQDFPDDDGSVPPGDGRKFYTDGPRVHEFMHEMNQKVFSQYESMTVGEMSSTTIDHCIKYTDPEREELDMTFNFHHLKVDYLNGEKWSVVDFDFQALKDILTKWQVGMHEGGGWNALFWCNHDQPRVVSRYGDDETYHRQSAKMLATTIHMMQGTPYIYQGEEFGMTDPKFDSIDQYRDVESLNMYKMKKAEGWDEQAILQALKKKSRDNSRTPVQWDHRPHAGFTTGTPWISTADNVAEVNAAQALEDEDSIFYHYQKLIQLRKEYDIITYGRYELILDDHDQIFAYVRHGEGEKLLVVNNFYGTDVTFECPVSLQQYEANILISNYKDSSETYDRVHLRPYESIVYHLSPSC encoded by the coding sequence ATGAACGAACCATGGTGGAAAAGATCTGTCGTTTATCAGATCTATCCGAAAAGCTTCAACGATACAACAGGAAACGGTGTTGGTGACATTCAAGGGATTATAGCCAAACTGGACTATCTCGAAAAACTGGGGGTCGATGTGATCTGGTTAACGCCGATCTACGCCTCCCCTCAAAGGGATAACGGGTATGATATCAGTGATTATTACGATATACATGAAGAGTATGGCACGATGGAGGATTTCGAACAGCTGCTAGAAGAAGCTCATCAGCGTGGTTTAAGCGTTATTATGGATATCGCCGTGAACCACACTTCAACTGAACATGAATGGTTCAAACAGGCCGCCCAATCTAAAGACAATCCTTATCGTGACTTTTATATTTGGAAGGATGGTCAAACCGCGATCCAAGCGGAAACGGATGGCGATAAGCCGAGTAAACAACAGGGGTCAGGAGACGACAACGCGCCAACTGATGTCCCAACAAATTGGGAATCCAAATTTGGAGGTTCGGCTTGGGAATACGATGAGCATACAGGGCAGTATTATCTTCATCTATTCGACGTCACACAAGCAGACTTGAATTGGGAAAATCCAACGCTAAGAGAGCATGTTTATGATATGATGCACTTTTGGTTTAAAAAGGGAGTTGACGGCTTTCGTTTAGATGTCATTAACCTCATCTCCAAAAATCAGGACTTTCCTGACGATGATGGTTCCGTTCCCCCTGGAGACGGAAGAAAGTTTTATACTGATGGTCCTAGAGTCCATGAGTTTATGCATGAAATGAACCAGAAAGTGTTCTCCCAATATGAAAGCATGACAGTGGGGGAAATGTCGTCTACGACGATCGATCACTGTATTAAGTATACGGATCCGGAACGAGAAGAGCTGGATATGACCTTCAACTTCCATCATCTGAAGGTCGATTATTTGAATGGTGAAAAGTGGTCTGTCGTCGATTTTGATTTTCAAGCGTTGAAGGATATCCTCACCAAATGGCAGGTCGGCATGCATGAGGGTGGCGGATGGAATGCCCTCTTTTGGTGTAATCATGACCAGCCACGTGTGGTCTCACGCTATGGTGACGATGAGACGTATCATCGTCAGTCGGCTAAGATGCTAGCCACGACTATTCATATGATGCAGGGCACGCCTTACATTTACCAAGGTGAAGAGTTCGGCATGACCGATCCCAAGTTCGATTCGATTGATCAGTACCGTGATGTTGAGTCGCTTAACATGTATAAGATGAAAAAAGCAGAGGGCTGGGATGAACAAGCCATTCTACAAGCTTTGAAAAAGAAATCTAGAGACAATTCACGTACGCCTGTGCAATGGGATCATCGTCCACACGCAGGATTTACAACAGGTACGCCTTGGATTTCCACAGCCGATAATGTGGCCGAGGTCAATGCGGCTCAAGCCCTTGAGGATGAGGATTCCATATTCTATCACTACCAGAAGCTCATTCAACTAAGGAAGGAATACGATATCATCACGTACGGACGCTATGAATTGATCTTAGACGATCATGATCAAATTTTTGCCTACGTTCGCCATGGAGAAGGGGAGAAACTGTTAGTCGTCAACAATTTTTACGGTACCGATGTGACATTTGAATGTCCAGTTTCTCTTCAGCAATATGAGGCCAACATCCTCATATCCAATTACAAAGATTCGTCTGAAACGTATGATCGTGTACATTTAAGACCTTATGAGTCTATCGTTTATCACTTAAGCCCTTCATGCTAA
- a CDS encoding response regulator transcription factor: MKTSIALVDDHAVVLEGMGLIIDLEEDLEVVGKATNGIEAVTLIERTKPDVVLMDINMPEMDGVEATKRIKSISPESEILILTMYDKDEYLFSVLRSGASGYLLKDCPSEEVVDAIRVVANGQSMLHPAMAKKLLNQYAMQAEEETSGSLGSHVHHSNEQPAESPPPSQFEPLSPREAEVLRLLVEGKTNKDIAEVLFISEKTVKIHLNKVYKKLKVKSRSQAIICAIQYKVLETSTPSS, translated from the coding sequence ATGAAAACAAGTATCGCGCTTGTAGATGATCATGCCGTTGTACTTGAGGGTATGGGGCTAATTATAGACCTAGAAGAGGATTTAGAAGTGGTAGGCAAAGCTACGAATGGCATTGAGGCGGTCACCTTGATAGAACGGACCAAGCCTGATGTCGTCCTCATGGATATCAACATGCCTGAAATGGATGGCGTTGAAGCCACCAAACGCATCAAAAGCATCTCACCTGAATCTGAAATATTGATTCTAACGATGTACGATAAAGACGAATATCTCTTCTCTGTTCTTCGCTCCGGTGCAAGTGGCTATCTCTTAAAGGATTGCCCCTCCGAAGAAGTCGTGGATGCCATTAGGGTGGTCGCCAACGGACAGTCAATGCTTCATCCAGCGATGGCCAAAAAACTTTTAAACCAGTATGCGATGCAAGCGGAGGAGGAAACATCAGGATCTTTAGGGTCACATGTACATCACTCAAATGAACAGCCAGCTGAGAGTCCACCACCGAGCCAATTTGAACCCTTATCACCGAGAGAAGCAGAAGTGCTGAGATTACTGGTAGAGGGAAAAACGAATAAGGACATTGCTGAAGTCCTGTTTATCAGTGAAAAAACGGTCAAAATACATCTGAATAAGGTTTATAAAAAATTAAAAGTCAAAAGTCGCTCTCAGGCTATTATTTGTGCCATTCAATATAAAGTACTGGAGACGTCAACCCCTTCCTCATAA
- the treP gene encoding PTS system trehalose-specific EIIBC component, whose protein sequence is MDIKQSTEQIIKAVGGKENISKATHCVTRLRFALVDEDQVDQEALEQVDAVKGAFSSNGQFQVVIGQGTVDKVYKALVEQTGIGASTKQDIKDEAEKKLNPLQRAIKTLADIFIPILPAIVTAGLLMGINNILTGPGIFFDEMSIVDAYPQWNDPADMINLIANTAFVFLPALIGWSAVRRFGGSELLGIVLGLMLVHPALMNAWDYAEAINEGNVPVWNIFGFEVQKLGYQGQVLPVLISAYILARIEGFLNKRVADAFKLLVVAPITLLLAGVLAFIVVGPVTFAIGNMITSAFVGVFEAIPALGGLIYGGLYALLVVTGMHHTFLAVDLQLIASTGATFLWPMLALSNIAQGSAALAMMFASKDENVKGLSFTSAISAYLGITEPAMFGVNLRFKYPFIFAMVGSAIAGLYITYQGVRATSIGVGGIPGFLSIFPEFWLSFFIGMGVVIVVPFVLTVIYGKYKQRKGE, encoded by the coding sequence ATGGACATCAAACAGTCTACCGAACAGATTATAAAAGCAGTCGGTGGAAAAGAGAACATCTCAAAAGCGACCCATTGTGTCACACGCTTGAGATTCGCCTTAGTTGATGAAGATCAGGTGGACCAAGAAGCACTCGAACAAGTCGATGCTGTTAAGGGCGCTTTCTCTAGTAACGGTCAGTTCCAAGTCGTTATCGGACAAGGAACAGTTGATAAAGTTTATAAGGCGCTCGTGGAACAAACGGGAATAGGAGCATCTACGAAGCAAGACATTAAGGATGAGGCAGAGAAGAAGCTCAACCCATTACAACGCGCGATTAAAACGCTTGCGGATATTTTCATTCCCATTCTGCCTGCGATCGTGACAGCCGGTTTATTAATGGGGATTAATAATATACTTACAGGACCGGGAATTTTCTTTGATGAGATGTCGATCGTGGATGCTTACCCACAGTGGAACGATCCGGCAGACATGATTAATTTAATTGCCAATACAGCTTTTGTTTTCTTACCCGCGCTGATTGGGTGGTCAGCTGTACGCCGGTTTGGCGGAAGTGAATTACTCGGTATTGTACTAGGGCTCATGCTCGTTCACCCAGCATTGATGAATGCTTGGGATTATGCTGAAGCGATTAACGAGGGAAATGTGCCCGTCTGGAACATCTTCGGATTTGAAGTGCAAAAGCTTGGTTACCAAGGGCAAGTTCTACCAGTCTTAATTTCAGCTTATATTTTGGCACGTATTGAAGGCTTCCTTAACAAACGCGTGGCCGATGCGTTTAAATTATTAGTGGTCGCACCGATTACGTTACTCCTTGCAGGGGTCTTAGCGTTTATAGTGGTAGGGCCAGTCACCTTTGCCATCGGGAACATGATTACGTCAGCTTTCGTCGGCGTATTTGAAGCCATTCCTGCCTTAGGGGGACTGATCTACGGTGGTTTATACGCACTCCTCGTTGTGACAGGGATGCACCATACCTTCTTAGCGGTGGATTTACAACTGATCGCGTCTACAGGGGCAACATTCTTGTGGCCAATGCTCGCGCTGTCTAATATTGCACAAGGTTCAGCAGCGTTAGCCATGATGTTTGCATCAAAGGATGAAAATGTAAAAGGTCTCTCCTTTACCTCAGCTATTTCTGCGTATCTCGGCATTACAGAACCCGCGATGTTCGGGGTGAACCTTCGCTTTAAATACCCGTTCATCTTTGCTATGGTAGGTTCTGCCATCGCTGGTCTTTATATCACGTACCAAGGGGTTAGAGCAACGTCTATTGGCGTTGGGGGCATTCCAGGATTCTTATCTATCTTCCCCGAATTCTGGCTTTCCTTCTTTATCGGTATGGGCGTCGTCATCGTCGTACCATTCGTCTTAACCGTCATATACGGGAAATACAAGCAAAGAAAAGGTGAATAA